A segment of the Candidatus Aminicenantes bacterium genome:
GTGATGAAAACCATCCTGGAAAATGTTAGGCAGGCAAGAGAAAACAGCACCCCCATCTGCCAGGATACCGGTTCACTCGTGTTTTACATCGACCATCCGCTGGGAGGGTCCGAACCTCCCCTGCGAAGGGCCATTGAGGCGGCTGCGGAAGAAGCCACGCAACGTCAATACCTGCGTCCCAACGCGGTCGATCCGTTAACCGGCCTTAACTCCGGCAACAACCTGGGAATCAACGCCCCCCACATCCACTTCCACCAGTGGGAAAAACCGGAAACCCGCATTCGCCTCATGCTCAAGGGCGGCGGAAGTGAAAACGTCGGCGCCCAGTACAAACTGCCTCATGCAGCGGTGAAAGCCGGCCGCGACCTGGATGGTGTCCGCCGCGTCGTCATTGACGCCGTGCTCAACGCCCAGGGGCTTGGTTGCGCGCCCGGATTCATCGGCATCGGCATCGGCGGGGGCCGGGACACGGCTTACACCCTTTCCAAAGAACAGTTTTTCCGCCGCGTGGGTGAACGCAGCCCCAGGCCTGAACTTGCCGAGTTGGAAATCCGGCTCAAAGAAGAGTTGAACCATCTCGGAATCGGCCCCATGGGATTCGGTGGGGCCACAACCGTACTGGACGTGTTCGCCGATGCCCAACACCGCCACCCGGCCACCTTTTTTGTTTCCATCACCTACACCTGTTGGGCGTTCCGCCGCAAGAGCATGACCATTATAAACGGGGAGGTGACTCATGATTAAGTTAAAGACGCCCATTGCCGAAGAACAGATCCGCGACCTCAAACTGGGCGACTCGGTGCTACTTTCCGGCACGATCGTCACCGCCCGTGACCAGGGTCACAAACTCATGGTGGAAGAGAAACCCGATTTCCTGCGCCCCCTGCTGAAGGAATCGGTCATTTACCACTGCGGACCCGTGGTAAAACAAGAAGCAGACGGCACCTGGCGCTTTGTCAGCGCCGGGCCTACCACCTCCATCCGCGAAGAGCCCTATCAGGCCGATGTCGTGTGCGAATACGGCGTTCGCGGCGTGATCGGCAAGGGCGGAATGGGCGACCGCACCGCGGAGGGACTGCACCGTTGCGGTGCGGTTTACTTTCATGCCGTGGGTGGCGCCGGCACCCTGATCGCCAATGCTGTGGTGAACGTACTGGATGTGCACTACCTGGAAGAATTCGGCACCCCGGAAGCCTTCTGGGTAATAGAGGTAAGGGATTTTCCCCTGGTGGTGACCATGGATGCCGCCGGCAACAGCCTGCACAAACGCATCCGTGAAGAGTCCACTGACGTGGCCCGCACCTTGATGGGACTGGGATAGGCGTTTATAACCCTGTTCCTCCCATGCGGGCTACAATTGACAAAGGATAGTTGCGCCCATGTTGATCCATGTTCTGCGGACGCAGGGAAGCGGTTGTATAACCGCTTTCATGCAAGTAGACAACCTGCCTGAAAAGAAGGCACCATGACTTTGCTTTCACCGGCGGTCATGTTCGGCCTCTGCCTGCAAGTGGGAATTCCCATGGCAATCACAATCGGAGCCTGGTCAAGATGAATACAACCAATACCAGTAAACGCATCGGTTTCGGCCCCCGCCTGGGGGCCTTTCTGATTGACAGTTTTATACTAGCCTTCCTGGTTTCTCTGCTGGTATCGATCTTCATGCCTGAACACATGAATTTGTTTGCCCGCGGCCAATACCT
Coding sequences within it:
- a CDS encoding fumarate hydratase, with product MVLEQAFLELIRRAAVDLSPDVETALRSAHDSEAAGSPAAAVMKTILENVRQARENSTPICQDTGSLVFYIDHPLGGSEPPLRRAIEAAAEEATQRQYLRPNAVDPLTGLNSGNNLGINAPHIHFHQWEKPETRIRLMLKGGGSENVGAQYKLPHAAVKAGRDLDGVRRVVIDAVLNAQGLGCAPGFIGIGIGGGRDTAYTLSKEQFFRRVGERSPRPELAELEIRLKEELNHLGIGPMGFGGATTVLDVFADAQHRHPATFFVSITYTCWAFRRKSMTIINGEVTHD
- a CDS encoding fumarate hydrolyase, giving the protein MIKLKTPIAEEQIRDLKLGDSVLLSGTIVTARDQGHKLMVEEKPDFLRPLLKESVIYHCGPVVKQEADGTWRFVSAGPTTSIREEPYQADVVCEYGVRGVIGKGGMGDRTAEGLHRCGAVYFHAVGGAGTLIANAVVNVLDVHYLEEFGTPEAFWVIEVRDFPLVVTMDAAGNSLHKRIREESTDVARTLMGLG